From Anaerotignum faecicola:
GTTGAACTACTAAAAAAAGTGAAAGAATTCGAAAGGATGTGAAGCTTGGAAAGCTGCGTTACGAATCAAAATATTTAGCAATCAGACATTTCCATGAAACAGAGCAGTGGAGCATTGCATGGATGTGCAAACAGCTTGAAATCTCAAGGGCGGCTTATTATAAATGGCTGGACCGGGAGATTCCGAAACAGGAATCGGAAAATCTTAAGCTGGCAGAACTGATTAAAGAATACGATCAACGCTTTGGCCATATCTTAGGCTATCGAAGAATGACTTCATGGGTCAATCGCTTTAACCATACTGCTTAT
This genomic window contains:
- a CDS encoding IS3 family transposase, coding for MKLGKLRYESKYLAIRHFHETEQWSIAWMCKQLEISRAAYYKWLDREIPKQESENLKLAELIKEYDQRFGHILGYRRMTSWVNRFNHTAY